A single region of the uncultured Draconibacterium sp. genome encodes:
- a CDS encoding aminoacyl-histidine dipeptidase — protein MSVDIKNLEPQNVWEIFSEMTQIPRPSNHEEQIQNWAVKFGEKLGLETIKDDAGNVIIKKPATPGMENRKTVVMQGHLDMVPQKNSDKVHDFKNDPIEAFVDGDWVTANGTTLGADNGIGSSAAMAVLASTTLKHGPIEVLLTATEETGMDGANGLKAGMLDAEILINTDSEDEGELYVGCAGGEDVNITFNYTDEEVPLGFVALQLSVTGLKGGHSGMDIILGRGNSIKTFFRIIHAAEELGVRLAGIDGGSLRNAIPREAFGVVVVEETKVADFIALVDEITDAVKAELAATEPDLDIAVEQTELPETLIDAATQKNVTRAVVACPNGVIRMSDSMEGLVETSTNLAILKSDAESKTINGGCLMRSSVDSAKDELGTRLKAVFELAGAEVTLSGAYPGWKPNMESPILKTMQDVYNTKWGKVPKIMAIHAGLECGILAQNYPHWDMISFGPTIRYPHSPDEKVNIETVKKFWEFLVATLEAIPEK, from the coding sequence ATGAGTGTAGATATTAAAAATCTTGAGCCACAGAATGTGTGGGAGATCTTTTCTGAAATGACCCAGATCCCACGTCCTTCAAACCACGAAGAGCAGATCCAGAACTGGGCTGTAAAATTTGGTGAAAAACTGGGGTTGGAAACCATTAAAGACGATGCCGGAAACGTAATTATAAAAAAGCCGGCAACTCCCGGTATGGAAAACCGCAAAACGGTGGTTATGCAAGGGCACCTCGATATGGTTCCGCAAAAAAACAGCGATAAAGTTCACGATTTTAAGAACGATCCGATTGAGGCTTTTGTGGATGGCGATTGGGTAACAGCCAATGGAACAACGCTGGGTGCCGATAATGGAATCGGCTCGTCGGCCGCAATGGCTGTTTTAGCGTCAACAACTTTAAAACACGGACCCATTGAAGTGTTGCTCACCGCTACCGAAGAAACCGGAATGGACGGGGCAAACGGGTTAAAAGCCGGTATGCTTGATGCCGAAATACTGATTAATACCGATTCGGAAGACGAGGGTGAATTGTACGTAGGCTGCGCCGGTGGAGAAGATGTAAACATTACTTTCAATTATACCGACGAGGAAGTGCCGCTTGGTTTTGTGGCTTTGCAATTAAGCGTAACCGGTTTAAAAGGTGGTCACTCGGGAATGGATATTATTCTGGGCCGCGGAAATTCGATAAAAACATTTTTTCGGATTATTCATGCAGCCGAAGAGCTGGGTGTTCGTTTGGCCGGTATCGACGGCGGAAGTTTAAGAAATGCCATCCCGCGCGAAGCATTTGGTGTAGTTGTGGTTGAAGAGACAAAAGTGGCCGATTTTATCGCTTTGGTTGATGAAATTACCGATGCTGTAAAAGCCGAACTTGCCGCTACCGAACCTGATTTGGATATTGCCGTTGAGCAAACCGAATTGCCCGAAACATTGATCGATGCTGCTACTCAGAAAAACGTAACACGTGCTGTGGTGGCCTGCCCCAACGGAGTAATCCGTATGAGCGACAGCATGGAAGGTTTGGTGGAAACTTCTACCAATCTGGCCATTTTAAAATCGGATGCTGAAAGCAAAACCATTAATGGTGGTTGTTTGATGCGTAGTTCGGTTGATTCGGCAAAAGATGAACTGGGCACACGTTTAAAAGCTGTTTTTGAACTGGCCGGTGCCGAAGTAACTCTCTCGGGTGCATACCCGGGATGGAAGCCAAACATGGAATCGCCGATTTTAAAAACCATGCAGGATGTGTATAATACCAAGTGGGGGAAGGTGCCAAAAATTATGGCCATTCACGCCGGTTTGGAGTGTGGTATTCTGGCACAGAACTACCCGCATTGGGATATGATTTCGTTTGGACCAACCATTCGTTACCCACACTCGCCGGATGAAAAAGTAAATATTGAAACGGTTAAAAAATTCTGGGAGTTTTTGGTGGCTACACTGGAAGCTATTCCTGAAAAATAG